One Vibrio campbellii CAIM 519 = NBRC 15631 = ATCC 25920 genomic window carries:
- a CDS encoding oligogalacturonate-specific porin KdgM family protein: MKNVFALSALSLVFASSAFAGSSYVTGNIQFHDDGRIHGSDMTSTLEAGHTFDNQFGGFTVYTEFDGIQLGKLETENGGAGNTTPAITVGGEQAFNITDHLWVAAGYQHLFSAGESIQYRPLVKIGYNFDNGISLSNRTRAHIDATDADAKTDYRMDNRIGYAMNEDVTFSYNNVYMIEAETMDHELRATWTRQGVQPYFEFRSQAHGAENAAGDSLVNNAFVFGASYGF, from the coding sequence ATGAAAAACGTTTTTGCACTAAGTGCACTTTCTCTTGTTTTCGCATCAAGCGCTTTCGCAGGCTCATCTTACGTAACGGGTAACATCCAATTTCACGATGATGGCCGAATCCATGGTTCGGACATGACATCAACGCTAGAAGCTGGCCACACTTTTGATAACCAATTCGGCGGCTTCACGGTTTACACTGAGTTTGACGGCATTCAACTGGGCAAACTAGAAACAGAAAATGGTGGCGCAGGTAACACAACTCCAGCTATCACTGTAGGTGGTGAGCAAGCATTCAACATCACTGATCACCTATGGGTCGCAGCAGGCTACCAGCATCTATTCTCTGCGGGTGAGAGCATCCAATACCGTCCTTTAGTTAAAATCGGCTACAACTTCGATAACGGTATCTCTCTAAGCAACCGTACTCGTGCACACATTGATGCAACAGACGCAGATGCGAAAACAGACTACCGCATGGATAACCGCATTGGTTACGCGATGAATGAAGATGTGACTTTCAGCTACAATAACGTTTACATGATTGAAGCAGAGACCATGGACCACGAGCTACGTGCAACATGGACTCGTCAAGGTGTACAACCTTACTTTGAGTTCCGTAGCCAAGCTCACGGTGCAGAAAATGCAGCAGGTGATAGCCTAGTAAACAATGCGTTCGTGTTCGGCGCGTCTTACGGCTTCTAA
- a CDS encoding DUF411 domain-containing protein, with protein sequence MKLKLLTFTMLAATSANVLAADVINHKSPYCGCCGEWTKHMEENGFIVEEKLHDDMNAIKSDLGLKKEQLYSCHTAEIDGYVFEGHIPADDIKAFLENPPRNAKGLTVPGMPMGSPGMEYGDKKDSYAVYAYNDKGQVYEYRYHKGNDQ encoded by the coding sequence ATGAAGTTGAAACTATTAACCTTTACAATGCTTGCTGCCACATCAGCGAACGTATTAGCTGCTGATGTCATCAACCACAAATCACCATACTGTGGCTGTTGCGGTGAATGGACAAAACACATGGAAGAGAACGGCTTTATCGTGGAAGAAAAGCTGCATGATGATATGAATGCGATCAAAAGCGACTTAGGTCTGAAAAAAGAACAGCTATACTCTTGCCACACCGCAGAGATCGATGGCTACGTGTTTGAAGGTCATATTCCTGCCGACGATATTAAAGCGTTTTTGGAAAACCCACCTCGCAACGCAAAAGGCCTGACGGTACCGGGTATGCCAATGGGCTCACCGGGCATGGAGTACGGTGATAAGAAAGACAGCTACGCTGTTTACGCCTACAACGACAAAGGTCAGGTATACGAATACCGCTACCACAAAGGTAACGACCAGTAA
- a CDS encoding heavy metal translocating P-type ATPase: MYQFVVPMSGLNCMGCARKIEKALHANHSVEIINLSPTMVEVKTESPLFSIVESIESLGYQAGHQYQFHLAGLSCGGCVKKLSSLLEANQDVIAFQASTTQLDITTLLSEQQVIDLVATLGYTASLDSIEVEEESSPKIEQVEKQSNIKAAQVPPASIQLQMLIQDMTCASCVSSVEKALTNVEGIEKAQVNLAEQSALVFATQDTEALHQAIVQSVKQAGYQAEILQDAATQQEKQAAQQLAQQKRFKLDAIAGLVVGAPLMLWGVFGGNMMIRNTNDQLAWGSIGILCLLLLATAGKHFFTNAWLAATHKRATMDTLVALGTGAAWFYSMFVVIFPDWFPLASRHVYFEASAMIIGLISLGHYIEANAKANTTRSLQALINLQPQQATAITEQGDQQIAVEQITLGMKLRIKPGEKVPVDGVVIQGESYIDESMLTGEPVPVLKAQDAQVSAGTLNTDGGLVIEATGIGANTMLARIIRMVRSAQSSKPAIAKLADQISSVFVPVVVGIAILAALVWFAVGPEPKASYMLVVTTTVLIIACPCALGLATPLSVTVGVGKAAELGILIKDADALQLASKVDTVVFDKTGTLTQGKPSVQQVFTHATSQEHLLALAYAAERQSEHPLAKAVCDYAKQHNTDIVELDSFENIRGRGITAAYQAQPLFIGSLQFMQSEQIDTSPMGQAIEDCANNAWTPVAVALNNELIGLIAIADPIKSDAKQAVSALKSQGIKTVMLTGDNQHVANAIGKELGIDEVIAQVMPDEKAQHIELLQSQGRTVAMIGDGINDAPALALADLGVAMGSGSDVAIESSQMTILNTSPMAVVHAIELSRATLKNMKQNLFGAFIYNSLCIPIAAGVLYPAFGFLLSPVVAGAAMALSSITVVSNANRLRLFTIK, from the coding sequence ATGTATCAGTTCGTTGTACCTATGTCGGGACTTAACTGCATGGGCTGTGCGAGAAAAATTGAGAAAGCTTTACATGCCAATCACAGTGTTGAGATCATCAATTTGTCCCCGACCATGGTTGAAGTGAAAACCGAATCCCCTCTTTTTTCTATTGTTGAATCCATTGAGTCATTGGGTTATCAGGCCGGGCATCAATATCAGTTCCACCTAGCAGGATTGAGCTGCGGCGGCTGTGTGAAGAAACTCTCTTCTTTATTAGAAGCAAACCAAGACGTCATTGCGTTTCAAGCCTCTACGACACAACTCGATATCACAACGCTACTTTCAGAACAGCAAGTGATCGATCTTGTGGCGACTCTTGGCTACACCGCCAGCCTTGATTCTATTGAAGTAGAAGAAGAAAGCTCACCAAAGATTGAACAGGTAGAAAAGCAGAGCAACATCAAAGCTGCGCAAGTGCCACCAGCAAGTATTCAATTGCAAATGCTGATTCAAGACATGACGTGTGCGAGTTGCGTCTCTTCAGTAGAGAAAGCACTTACTAACGTAGAAGGTATTGAGAAAGCACAAGTAAACCTTGCAGAGCAAAGTGCATTAGTGTTCGCCACTCAAGATACAGAAGCCCTTCACCAAGCGATCGTTCAATCCGTAAAACAAGCCGGTTACCAAGCAGAGATCCTGCAAGACGCAGCAACCCAGCAAGAAAAGCAAGCGGCTCAACAACTCGCCCAGCAAAAACGCTTCAAGCTGGATGCCATTGCTGGCTTAGTTGTCGGTGCGCCACTGATGCTTTGGGGTGTATTTGGCGGCAACATGATGATTCGCAATACGAACGACCAGCTGGCTTGGGGCTCAATTGGTATTCTGTGTCTTTTATTGCTTGCGACAGCGGGTAAGCACTTCTTTACTAACGCATGGTTAGCGGCCACTCACAAACGTGCAACTATGGACACTTTAGTGGCTTTAGGCACCGGTGCGGCATGGTTCTACTCGATGTTTGTGGTGATTTTTCCAGACTGGTTCCCTCTTGCTTCCCGCCATGTGTACTTTGAAGCGAGCGCAATGATCATCGGCTTAATTTCTCTTGGTCACTATATAGAAGCAAACGCCAAAGCAAACACCACACGCTCACTTCAGGCTCTGATTAACCTGCAACCTCAGCAAGCGACTGCGATTACAGAACAAGGTGATCAACAGATCGCAGTCGAGCAAATCACACTAGGCATGAAACTGCGCATCAAACCAGGCGAGAAAGTGCCAGTAGATGGCGTTGTGATACAGGGTGAATCGTACATTGATGAGTCGATGCTAACCGGTGAACCCGTACCAGTGTTAAAAGCGCAAGATGCGCAAGTGTCTGCCGGTACATTAAATACCGATGGTGGATTAGTCATTGAAGCAACAGGCATCGGCGCGAACACTATGCTGGCTCGAATCATTCGCATGGTACGCTCGGCGCAAAGCAGTAAGCCCGCCATAGCCAAATTAGCAGACCAGATTTCATCGGTATTTGTTCCGGTCGTGGTTGGCATCGCAATCCTAGCGGCTTTGGTTTGGTTTGCCGTAGGTCCAGAACCTAAAGCCAGCTACATGCTTGTCGTAACGACCACCGTGCTGATTATCGCTTGCCCTTGTGCGCTGGGGTTAGCAACGCCACTGTCGGTCACCGTTGGTGTCGGTAAAGCCGCGGAGCTTGGCATTTTAATCAAAGACGCTGACGCACTGCAATTGGCGAGCAAAGTCGACACCGTGGTATTCGATAAAACTGGCACGCTGACGCAAGGCAAACCAAGTGTGCAGCAAGTGTTTACTCATGCCACCAGCCAAGAGCACTTATTAGCTTTGGCTTACGCAGCTGAACGTCAATCTGAGCACCCGCTCGCTAAAGCCGTGTGCGATTACGCTAAGCAACACAATACCGACATTGTGGAATTGGACTCATTCGAGAATATCCGTGGCCGCGGCATCACCGCAGCTTACCAAGCACAACCACTATTCATTGGCTCATTGCAATTTATGCAAAGCGAGCAGATTGATACCAGCCCAATGGGGCAAGCGATTGAAGATTGTGCAAACAACGCATGGACACCTGTGGCTGTGGCGCTTAACAATGAACTGATTGGTTTAATTGCCATCGCTGACCCGATTAAATCTGATGCCAAGCAAGCAGTGTCTGCATTAAAATCGCAGGGCATAAAAACCGTCATGCTCACAGGCGACAACCAACACGTAGCCAATGCTATCGGTAAAGAGCTCGGCATTGATGAAGTCATCGCTCAGGTAATGCCCGACGAGAAAGCACAACATATTGAACTGCTGCAATCTCAAGGCCGCACAGTGGCGATGATCGGTGATGGCATTAATGACGCCCCAGCCCTTGCGCTGGCAGATCTTGGTGTCGCAATGGGAAGCGGCAGTGATGTGGCGATCGAAAGCTCACAAATGACCATTCTCAATACATCACCAATGGCGGTTGTACACGCAATTGAACTCTCTCGAGCTACACTTAAGAACATGAAACAAAACTTGTTCGGCGCCTTTATTTATAACTCGCTGTGTATTCCTATCGCCGCTGGCGTACTTTACCCCGCGTTCGGATTTTTGCTCAGTCCTGTTGTTGCTGGCGCAGCGATGGCACTGTCTTCAATCACGGTAGTCAGTAATGCAAATCGACTACGACTGTTTACCATTAAGTAA
- the chiP gene encoding chitoporin produces MSYLKKSLLASAITGMMFSSSAFADGANSDAAKEYLTKDSFSYEVYGIIAMQAAYRDYDSGSKATDDDLGGMQLNNESRIGFRGKKQFANFEPTFIWQIEGGYVDPSFGGEGAGLGERDTFVGFESASWGQVRLGRVLTPMYELVDWPASNPGLGDVYDWGGAIGGAKYQDRQSNTIRWDSPMFADKFSLDIAAGAGDKAGLGEGNDYWGGIAAHYKLGPLQLDAAYEGNRNIQSENEIWENNTYLVGVQGWFENGISLFAQYKYMEADASNGVSEKQDAMSAGLMYTTGDWQYKLAYAANFDLERDGKTIDNTADDVLSAQIMYFVDPSAVLYARARTLDFGDGAPRLDKPSEARGKSADFDEFSVGVEYYF; encoded by the coding sequence ATGTCTTACCTAAAGAAAAGCCTACTTGCTAGTGCAATCACAGGCATGATGTTCAGTAGTTCAGCTTTTGCTGATGGTGCAAACAGTGATGCAGCGAAAGAGTACCTAACTAAAGACTCTTTCTCTTACGAAGTTTACGGCATTATCGCGATGCAGGCCGCGTACCGCGATTACGATTCTGGTAGCAAAGCAACTGACGACGATTTGGGCGGCATGCAGCTAAACAACGAATCTCGTATCGGCTTCCGTGGTAAAAAGCAATTCGCTAACTTTGAACCAACGTTCATTTGGCAAATCGAAGGTGGCTACGTAGACCCAAGCTTCGGTGGTGAAGGTGCAGGTCTTGGTGAGCGTGATACATTCGTAGGTTTTGAAAGCGCTTCTTGGGGTCAAGTTCGTCTAGGTCGCGTACTTACTCCAATGTACGAGTTGGTTGACTGGCCAGCATCTAACCCAGGTCTAGGCGATGTTTACGACTGGGGTGGTGCAATCGGTGGTGCTAAGTACCAAGACCGTCAATCAAACACAATCCGTTGGGACTCTCCAATGTTTGCTGACAAATTTTCTCTAGATATCGCAGCGGGTGCAGGTGACAAAGCTGGTCTAGGTGAGGGCAACGATTACTGGGGCGGCATTGCGGCTCACTACAAGTTAGGTCCACTGCAGTTGGATGCTGCTTACGAGGGTAACCGTAATATCCAATCTGAAAATGAAATCTGGGAAAACAACACGTACCTAGTAGGTGTTCAAGGCTGGTTTGAAAACGGTATCTCGTTATTTGCTCAATACAAATACATGGAAGCTGATGCAAGCAACGGTGTAAGCGAGAAGCAAGATGCAATGTCTGCGGGTCTGATGTACACAACGGGAGATTGGCAGTACAAATTGGCTTACGCAGCAAACTTTGATCTAGAACGTGACGGCAAGACAATCGACAACACAGCAGATGATGTACTATCTGCACAGATCATGTACTTCGTAGACCCATCTGCAGTACTTTACGCTCGCGCTCGCACTCTAGATTTCGGTGACGGTGCACCTCGACTAGACAAGCCATCGGAAGCACGTGGTAAGTCTGCTGACTTCGATGAGTTCTCTGTAGGTGTTGAGTACTACTTCTAA
- a CDS encoding DUF2057 domain-containing protein, with protein MMKKTTTLLGFCALLSAPAFAAQLTLQAELVPRVINGDFVYPEWISDNNSIKVENGANQLAVNVGQIVFEDGKRRKFDSQPLLLEFDAPKDAELTLTYNKFRTIEEANAFEMDPKLTLKDANGKDVEFSMVQLRKGGLQGFRDYEREVADYNKAMNKESTKASIAASPAVTKTLKESFHDLSREEQQEFMQWAMRNLK; from the coding sequence ATGATGAAAAAAACAACCACACTATTAGGATTTTGCGCACTACTTTCTGCGCCTGCATTTGCTGCTCAACTGACTCTGCAAGCGGAATTGGTTCCTCGCGTTATCAACGGTGATTTCGTCTACCCTGAGTGGATCTCTGACAACAACAGCATCAAAGTTGAAAATGGTGCAAACCAACTGGCTGTGAATGTGGGCCAAATAGTGTTTGAAGATGGCAAGCGTCGTAAGTTCGATTCGCAGCCGCTTTTATTAGAGTTTGATGCACCGAAAGATGCGGAGCTAACGCTGACTTACAACAAGTTCCGTACCATTGAAGAAGCAAATGCTTTTGAAATGGACCCAAAACTGACGCTAAAAGACGCAAACGGTAAAGACGTTGAGTTCTCGATGGTTCAACTGCGCAAAGGTGGCCTACAAGGTTTCCGCGATTACGAGCGTGAGGTGGCCGATTACAACAAGGCTATGAACAAGGAATCAACCAAGGCAAGTATCGCTGCTTCTCCTGCGGTAACCAAAACGTTGAAAGAATCGTTCCATGATTTAAGCCGTGAAGAGCAGCAAGAGTTCATGCAGTGGGCGATGCGTAACCTGAAGTAA
- the gltX gene encoding glutamate--tRNA ligase — protein sequence MTVKTRFAPSPTGYLHVGGARTALYSWLYAKNQGGEFVLRIEDTDLERNSQEAVDAILEGMEWLGLEWNEGPYFQTQRFDRYNEMVDKLLEEDKAYKCYASKELLDEVRAEQEANKEMPRYDANHPKIKAANEAAKDGDPCVIRFRNPKEGSVVFDDQIRGRIEISNTQMDDLIIRRTDGSPTYNFCVVVDDWDMGITHVVRGEDHINNTPRQINIYEALGAPVPTFAHCAMILGDDGAKLSKRHGAVSVMQYRDMGYLPAALNNYLVRLGWSHGDQEIFTQEEMINLFSLNAVSKSASAFNTDKLQWLNNHYIKNSDPAYVAEHLQWHLDQQKLDVTNGPAITEVIKLVGERCNTLVELAEQIGYFYEDFAEFEAGAAKKHLRGVAKEPLELALAKAEALTEWTTANIKDGVIAAVCEELEIGMGKIGMPLRVAVTGGGQSPSVDAVMELIGKERCVARIKMALEFIAEREANA from the coding sequence ATGACGGTTAAAACTCGTTTTGCTCCTAGCCCAACTGGCTACCTACACGTTGGTGGTGCTCGTACTGCACTTTACTCTTGGCTATACGCTAAAAACCAAGGTGGTGAATTCGTTCTACGTATCGAAGATACTGACCTTGAGCGTAACTCTCAGGAAGCGGTTGATGCGATCCTAGAAGGTATGGAATGGCTAGGTCTTGAGTGGAATGAAGGTCCTTACTTCCAAACTCAACGTTTTGATCGTTACAACGAGATGGTTGATAAGCTTCTAGAAGAAGACAAAGCATACAAATGTTACGCATCTAAAGAGCTACTAGACGAAGTTCGTGCAGAGCAAGAAGCAAACAAAGAAATGCCTCGTTACGATGCTAACCATCCAAAGATCAAAGCGGCAAACGAAGCGGCAAAAGATGGCGATCCATGTGTTATCCGTTTCCGTAACCCGAAAGAAGGCAGCGTAGTATTTGATGACCAAATCCGTGGCCGTATCGAAATCAGCAACACACAAATGGATGATCTGATCATCCGTCGTACTGACGGTTCTCCAACGTACAACTTCTGTGTAGTGGTTGATGACTGGGATATGGGTATTACTCACGTTGTTCGTGGTGAAGACCACATCAACAACACGCCTCGTCAGATCAACATCTACGAAGCACTAGGTGCGCCAGTACCAACATTCGCACACTGTGCAATGATCCTAGGTGATGACGGTGCGAAACTGTCTAAGCGTCACGGTGCCGTATCAGTAATGCAATACCGTGATATGGGCTACCTACCAGCTGCACTAAACAACTACCTAGTGCGTCTTGGTTGGTCTCATGGTGACCAAGAGATCTTCACTCAAGAAGAGATGATCAACCTATTTAGCCTAAATGCAGTTTCTAAGTCTGCGTCAGCATTCAACACTGACAAGCTGCAATGGTTGAACAACCACTACATCAAGAACTCAGATCCAGCGTACGTTGCAGAGCACCTACAATGGCACCTAGATCAACAAAAACTAGATGTAACAAACGGCCCTGCTATCACTGAAGTGATCAAGCTAGTGGGTGAGCGTTGCAACACGCTAGTTGAGCTAGCTGAGCAAATCGGTTACTTCTACGAAGACTTCGCTGAGTTTGAAGCGGGCGCGGCGAAGAAACACCTACGCGGCGTGGCTAAAGAGCCTCTAGAGCTTGCTCTAGCGAAAGCAGAAGCACTGACTGAGTGGACGACAGCGAACATCAAAGATGGCGTTATCGCAGCTGTATGTGAAGAGCTAGAGATCGGCATGGGCAAAATCGGTATGCCACTACGTGTAGCAGTAACAGGTGGCGGCCAGTCTCCTTCTGTAGATGCAGTAATGGAACTGATTGGCAAAGAGCGTTGTGTTGCACGCATCAAGATGGCGCTTGAGTTCATCGCCGAGCGTGAAGCGAACGCATAA
- a CDS encoding OmpA family protein, which translates to MKKLAAVISASLLMASAAHAEVYVGGKMGKSWMEDACVAGQACDKDGSTLGAFVGYEMNDYFSVEAGFDNLGDFDQTSFGGHVEAITLAPKFSLPITEDIALYGKVGGAYLMMNDGKDDYSYLGAAGLEFNISENVTARAEYQTITDINNDSVKAMGNSATLGVAFKFGGNDEVVVEEEPIVEEVVVEEVAPVVVTKTFEAQTIGTGSFALNSTTLKPESAAKLDDLVAFLNEYPQANVDVIGYTDTSGPAAYNQKVSEKRAESVAHALVEKGIDASRIHARGEGENNPIASNETREGREQNRRVEVVVPEFEYQVQQ; encoded by the coding sequence ATGAAAAAACTAGCAGCGGTAATTTCAGCTTCTTTACTTATGGCTTCAGCAGCGCACGCAGAAGTATACGTGGGCGGTAAGATGGGTAAGTCTTGGATGGAAGACGCTTGTGTAGCTGGTCAAGCTTGTGACAAGGATGGCTCTACTCTAGGTGCTTTTGTTGGTTACGAAATGAATGACTACTTCTCAGTAGAAGCTGGTTTCGACAACCTAGGTGACTTCGACCAAACTTCTTTCGGTGGTCACGTAGAAGCAATCACTCTTGCTCCTAAGTTCAGCCTACCAATCACAGAAGACATCGCACTTTACGGTAAAGTGGGTGGTGCTTACCTAATGATGAACGATGGTAAAGATGACTACTCTTACCTAGGTGCAGCTGGTCTTGAATTCAACATCAGCGAAAACGTAACAGCACGTGCGGAATACCAAACAATCACAGACATCAACAACGATTCAGTTAAAGCAATGGGCAACTCTGCAACGCTAGGTGTTGCATTCAAGTTCGGCGGCAACGATGAAGTTGTTGTAGAAGAAGAGCCAATCGTTGAAGAAGTAGTTGTAGAAGAAGTTGCTCCAGTAGTAGTAACTAAGACTTTCGAAGCTCAAACAATCGGTACTGGTAGCTTCGCACTAAACAGCACAACTCTTAAACCAGAGAGCGCTGCGAAACTAGACGACCTAGTAGCATTCCTAAACGAGTACCCACAAGCGAACGTTGACGTAATTGGTTACACAGATACTTCAGGCCCAGCAGCTTACAACCAAAAAGTTTCTGAAAAACGTGCTGAATCTGTAGCTCACGCTCTTGTAGAAAAAGGCATCGATGCTTCTCGCATCCACGCTCGTGGCGAAGGTGAAAACAACCCAATCGCTTCAAACGAGACTCGTGAAGGCCGTGAACAGAACCGTCGCGTAGAAGTTGTTGTTCCTGAGTTTGAATACCAAGTTCAGCAATAA
- a CDS encoding flagellar assembly protein FlgT, with the protein MKKIFFSLISVTFILMMPFRAVASWYEVTGVATIVSSEEAARLHALEDALFKAVNFSGADIGSISNLMPLLEENRKEYQFTNHEVRYILVESERKRSGKMEMRIRVDIYPSATGCHVDQYKKTVLVGNIDVASPQQAVMGQIYSVGDDFSHVVNRQLDQNSRSFVSVGTTDYSISANYPERTKMIAQDNGAQYIIGGVITDLTATIDAKLLKDDVINRQFAMEMKVFDGKTGHEVYHKNYREVARWPFAKTSQVDTRSARFWASTYGEMMLRVSRNIMLDLESELSCKITLPEVVAVFGNTVTMDLGRMHGVQEGDQLQLWHTASFIDQNGLPRNKVSQSDITLRVTRVYEHEAELTIEQPNLASSVQIGDVMNKML; encoded by the coding sequence ATGAAAAAAATATTTTTTAGCCTAATATCAGTCACTTTTATATTGATGATGCCATTTCGAGCAGTTGCATCTTGGTATGAAGTGACAGGCGTTGCCACGATCGTTTCCTCAGAAGAAGCGGCAAGGCTGCACGCGTTAGAAGACGCACTCTTCAAGGCCGTCAACTTTTCGGGCGCTGACATCGGCAGCATCAGCAACTTGATGCCTTTGCTGGAAGAAAACCGCAAAGAGTACCAGTTCACCAACCACGAAGTGCGTTACATCTTGGTCGAGTCAGAGCGTAAACGCAGCGGCAAAATGGAAATGAGGATCCGAGTGGACATTTATCCATCGGCAACGGGTTGCCACGTGGATCAATACAAGAAGACCGTATTGGTCGGTAATATCGATGTCGCCTCTCCTCAACAAGCCGTTATGGGCCAGATCTACAGTGTGGGTGATGACTTTAGCCACGTGGTCAATCGCCAATTAGATCAAAACTCGCGCAGTTTTGTCTCGGTCGGCACCACAGACTACTCCATCAGCGCCAATTACCCAGAACGTACAAAGATGATTGCGCAAGACAATGGCGCGCAGTACATCATCGGTGGTGTCATCACTGACTTAACCGCCACCATTGATGCGAAATTATTGAAAGACGACGTGATTAACCGCCAGTTTGCCATGGAGATGAAGGTCTTTGACGGCAAAACGGGACACGAGGTTTACCACAAAAACTACCGCGAAGTGGCGCGTTGGCCTTTTGCTAAAACCAGCCAAGTTGATACCCGCAGCGCACGCTTCTGGGCATCAACTTACGGCGAGATGATGCTGCGCGTTAGCCGCAACATTATGTTGGATTTGGAATCTGAACTGTCTTGTAAAATCACCCTGCCAGAAGTGGTGGCAGTTTTTGGTAACACGGTGACGATGGATCTTGGCCGCATGCACGGCGTACAAGAGGGTGACCAGCTGCAATTGTGGCACACAGCATCATTCATTGACCAAAACGGTCTACCACGTAATAAGGTCTCTCAGAGCGATATTACCCTGAGGGTAACTCGTGTTTATGAACACGAAGCAGAACTGACGATTGAACAGCCAAATCTAGCTTCTAGCGTGCAGATTGGCGACGTAATGAACAAGATGCTTTAG
- a CDS encoding FlgO family outer membrane protein, with protein sequence MKRWLVAASMMTLLTSCAYSPIYNGKEPYSGSQFMLMDSPRHTMDFFIESMTEELMVSNVAVSSRTPVAITSFVDLQNMDATNWLGNSVSEGFIHQFQRRGFKVVDFKTTGSIQVTQQGDFALSRDWQDLAQEQEIQYVLTGTMLRQEGGVLVNARIVGMQSRIVVATAQGFLPADRIGRDLDTLNSIRTQDGVLIRSDPTIRQPYTVILRP encoded by the coding sequence ATGAAAAGATGGCTTGTTGCCGCATCGATGATGACGCTTTTAACATCGTGCGCCTACTCACCAATTTATAATGGTAAAGAACCCTATTCTGGCAGTCAGTTCATGTTAATGGACAGTCCACGCCATACGATGGATTTCTTTATTGAAAGTATGACTGAAGAGTTGATGGTTTCAAACGTTGCAGTGTCGTCACGTACGCCTGTTGCGATTACTTCTTTTGTCGACCTGCAAAACATGGACGCAACTAACTGGCTTGGTAACTCGGTATCGGAAGGGTTTATCCACCAGTTCCAACGTCGCGGTTTTAAGGTTGTTGACTTTAAAACGACAGGTTCAATACAAGTAACCCAACAGGGTGATTTCGCTCTGAGCCGAGATTGGCAAGATCTGGCGCAAGAGCAAGAGATCCAGTACGTATTGACGGGCACAATGCTACGTCAAGAAGGCGGTGTGCTCGTCAACGCACGCATTGTCGGTATGCAGAGCCGCATTGTTGTTGCTACGGCGCAAGGCTTCTTACCTGCGGACCGCATCGGCCGTGATCTGGATACACTTAATAGTATCCGTACTCAAGATGGTGTATTGATTCGTTCTGACCCAACCATCCGTCAGCCATACACAGTGATTCTCCGCCCGTAG
- the flgP gene encoding flagellar assembly lipoprotein FlgP → MKKLLFIIATIVLVGCQPLQQMRQNEILVAVGYASVSEQTGRTMEEKRVRAMRASKIDAYRELAEQVYGMRVSGRAELADQRLGIESTTGAVDGVIRGAEVVRSYLVEDSYVTELRLDIRKMDKLRDYGEVQQVPEKRQQTLF, encoded by the coding sequence ATGAAGAAGTTATTATTTATTATCGCGACCATAGTGCTGGTGGGCTGTCAGCCTCTGCAGCAGATGCGTCAAAACGAAATTTTAGTGGCGGTGGGTTATGCAAGCGTGAGTGAGCAAACCGGTCGCACAATGGAAGAGAAGCGCGTTCGTGCGATGCGTGCATCTAAGATTGATGCGTACCGTGAACTTGCTGAGCAAGTGTATGGTATGCGAGTGAGTGGCCGTGCGGAACTTGCCGACCAGCGCTTAGGCATTGAAAGTACAACTGGTGCCGTTGACGGTGTGATTCGTGGCGCTGAGGTTGTGCGCAGTTACTTAGTCGAAGACAGCTATGTCACTGAGTTACGTTTGGATATCCGTAAGATGGATAAACTGCGTGACTACGGTGAAGTGCAACAGGTGCCTGAGAAGCGTCAGCAGACCTTGTTCTAA
- a CDS encoding flagella synthesis protein FlgN, with the protein MAALVDLVNFQLENAKALSGVLRQETQAISARVSTEIEKLAKEKMTLIGQLRTTDQRIASHPHVNQLTEDESLSQVVAQIQSIILDCQQVNQMNGESLNRAQSSFNKLNNMLQRTHGKVGMTYNAGGKTHTISTLGTNIKA; encoded by the coding sequence ATGGCAGCATTAGTCGATCTTGTTAACTTCCAGCTAGAAAATGCAAAAGCACTTTCTGGAGTGTTACGTCAAGAAACACAGGCGATCAGCGCACGTGTATCTACTGAGATCGAGAAACTTGCCAAAGAAAAGATGACACTCATTGGTCAATTGAGAACCACTGACCAGCGAATCGCCTCTCACCCGCACGTCAATCAACTTACCGAAGACGAAAGCCTAAGTCAGGTTGTCGCACAGATCCAATCCATCATTCTCGATTGTCAGCAAGTAAACCAAATGAACGGTGAATCGCTCAATCGTGCCCAATCCAGCTTCAATAAGCTTAACAACATGCTTCAGCGTACCCACGGTAAGGTCGGTATGACCTACAATGCCGGCGGCAAAACTCATACCATTTCAACACTAGGCACTAATATCAAAGCCTAA